The following proteins are encoded in a genomic region of Mycolicibacterium rutilum:
- a CDS encoding TniQ family protein — MPTELSLLPTRVSLGEDEALDSFLERLTQANDLDPEHILAALRRGEGATHTTLAFFMTAPTNTVLARIERLSGIPAERLRTATLMRFDAGRPLYLDALNPLDRHSYRRIVVQGWFPPFGTQLCPLCVAQQGIWRVGWRLPIVATCIHHGTYLTTECGGCGQRFRSHRYWPLRPVLGPEQPCGNPVVLRQPCLRSVLTNAAEPANGPALDCTEAVHRAINGQTVIMFGTPADPRTFLAELRNLATLLLHLGARTSAQTAVSWASGLRDEARARSNMVRGARWGFSPPHSARVRGAVLGCAYEILMQRDLDSGGARLREWIRFVEDEKNGPAVWLINRTKRTPMMHQLITAATSDRRDVGRRLDRGNHCWRIQPSAIPQMIDVGIYRRLFNGMLGGYEHTGRLYVSLCMVRAIVLVKNWADAAVRIGLPPDLGSRT, encoded by the coding sequence ATGCCGACGGAACTAAGCTTGCTGCCAACCAGGGTGTCTCTGGGTGAGGACGAAGCTCTCGATAGCTTTCTCGAGCGCCTCACCCAAGCCAACGATCTCGACCCTGAGCACATCCTGGCTGCGCTCCGCCGCGGCGAAGGCGCAACCCATACGACACTCGCGTTCTTCATGACGGCGCCCACCAACACCGTGCTCGCGCGAATCGAAAGGCTCAGCGGCATCCCTGCCGAGCGGCTTCGAACCGCGACTCTCATGCGCTTCGACGCAGGAAGGCCTCTGTACCTCGATGCCCTCAATCCGTTAGACAGGCACAGCTATCGCAGGATCGTGGTGCAGGGGTGGTTTCCTCCCTTCGGCACGCAACTCTGTCCTTTATGCGTTGCACAGCAGGGAATCTGGCGAGTTGGTTGGCGATTGCCGATCGTGGCCACGTGCATTCATCACGGCACCTATCTGACCACCGAATGCGGCGGCTGCGGCCAACGGTTTCGCAGCCACCGGTACTGGCCATTGCGCCCAGTGCTCGGACCGGAGCAACCGTGCGGCAATCCTGTCGTCCTGCGGCAGCCGTGTCTTCGCTCGGTACTCACAAACGCCGCTGAGCCGGCGAACGGCCCTGCGCTCGACTGCACGGAAGCCGTCCATCGAGCGATAAATGGGCAGACGGTGATCATGTTCGGCACACCTGCCGACCCTCGTACTTTTCTTGCCGAACTCCGCAACCTTGCAACACTTTTGCTTCATCTGGGAGCGAGGACGTCGGCCCAGACTGCCGTATCGTGGGCGAGCGGTTTGCGTGATGAGGCGCGGGCCCGGTCCAACATGGTTCGTGGAGCTCGTTGGGGCTTCAGTCCCCCGCACAGCGCCAGGGTTCGCGGAGCCGTCCTCGGATGTGCCTACGAAATTCTGATGCAACGGGATCTCGATTCTGGGGGTGCCCGGTTGCGTGAGTGGATTCGCTTTGTCGAAGACGAGAAGAACGGTCCCGCCGTCTGGCTCATTAATCGCACCAAGAGAACGCCGATGATGCATCAGTTGATCACCGCGGCTACATCCGACCGCCGCGATGTGGGTCGAAGACTCGATCGCGGTAATCACTGTTGGAGGATTCAACCATCTGCGATACCCCAAATGATCGATGTCGGCATCTATCGCCGACTTTTTAACGGCATGCTTGGCGGCTACGAACACACCGGCCGGCTCTATGTGTCGCTATGCATGGTGAGAGCGATTGTCTTAGTGAAGAACTGGGCCGACGCGGCTGTCAGAATTGGGCTGCCGCCCGACCTCGGCTCCCGTACCTAA
- a CDS encoding L,D-transpeptidase: protein MVGQIRAVLVAVGVAYFVFTGAGVADAGTATPSSMALATVVSPEPGQVVGIAAPVTIRFSSVVADREAAERGITIDTPVEVPGRFTWTSDRVVQWAPKGFWPAHTPVSVRTDGMSTSFDVGAAVVSVADISAHTFTVSIDGQTVREMPASLGKPGFDTPQGSFKVLEKQRRVKFDSRTIGIPLDSPEGYLIDGEYAVRVTWGGVYVHSAPWSVGSQGSANVSHGCINLSPDNAAWYFDTVTIGDPVIVQA, encoded by the coding sequence ATGGTCGGTCAGATTCGCGCTGTGCTCGTCGCGGTGGGCGTGGCGTACTTCGTATTCACCGGCGCAGGGGTTGCCGACGCCGGGACGGCGACACCAAGCAGCATGGCGTTGGCGACGGTTGTCTCACCTGAACCTGGCCAGGTGGTCGGCATCGCCGCGCCGGTGACTATCCGTTTCAGCAGCGTCGTCGCCGACCGTGAGGCGGCCGAGCGCGGCATCACCATCGACACGCCCGTTGAGGTGCCAGGACGGTTCACGTGGACGAGCGACCGCGTCGTGCAGTGGGCGCCGAAAGGCTTCTGGCCGGCCCATACTCCGGTGTCGGTGCGCACGGACGGGATGTCGACCAGCTTCGATGTCGGGGCAGCGGTCGTGTCCGTTGCTGACATTTCCGCACATACGTTCACTGTGAGCATCGACGGTCAGACGGTGCGTGAGATGCCGGCGTCGTTGGGCAAGCCGGGTTTTGACACTCCGCAGGGCAGTTTCAAGGTGCTGGAGAAGCAGCGCCGGGTGAAGTTCGATTCACGCACTATCGGCATTCCGTTGGATTCGCCGGAGGGCTACCTGATCGACGGCGAATACGCGGTGCGTGTCACGTGGGGAGGGGTCTATGTGCATTCAGCGCCATGGTCGGTTGGCTCGCAAGGCAGTGCCAATGTCAGCCACGGATGCATCAATCTCAGTCCCGATAATGCGGCGTGGTACTTCGACACGGTGACCATCGGTGACCCGGTCATTGTTCAGGCGTAA
- the ripC gene encoding peptidoglycan hydrolase RipC yields MDCPAAICRSAGALVVAIVLALTLGNSTGTGRADPAADALARMRELSREAERTSEAIYSAELDLEAKLAAQRQAEDRQRAESEALTAARADLRMYQKIVDRVAAASYMGGATSGISAVLAAESPQSLLDELSFDRLMATQMSDRIAAYRAASTRAESAARAAESSTLDARTAAEQASAVRAGLQAEQSRLRTQIADVEAQYRALTPDQRAALADPGPVPPQPPPPPAGDPAIVAMPEMGLPPVAPGPTGSPEGAAVVQAALTRVGSPYSWGATGPNAFDCSGLIKWAFLQNGKSLPRSSQALAAGGQPVATSDVQPGDIVTFYSDASHAGIYIGNGNMVHASTYGTPVKVAPISSAPIYNVRRY; encoded by the coding sequence ATGGACTGCCCTGCCGCGATATGCCGATCGGCGGGCGCTCTCGTCGTGGCGATCGTGCTTGCATTGACGCTCGGCAACTCGACGGGCACCGGCCGGGCCGACCCCGCGGCCGATGCGTTGGCCCGCATGAGGGAGCTGTCTCGGGAGGCCGAGCGAACCTCGGAAGCCATCTACTCGGCCGAGCTCGACCTTGAGGCGAAACTGGCAGCACAGCGCCAAGCCGAGGATCGCCAACGCGCCGAGTCTGAGGCCTTGACCGCGGCGCGAGCAGATCTGCGCATGTATCAGAAAATCGTGGACCGGGTGGCGGCCGCGTCCTACATGGGAGGTGCGACCAGCGGCATCAGCGCCGTCCTGGCCGCAGAGTCTCCGCAAAGCTTGCTCGACGAACTCTCCTTCGACCGCCTGATGGCCACCCAGATGTCGGACCGCATCGCGGCCTATCGCGCCGCATCAACCCGTGCCGAGAGTGCCGCCCGCGCGGCCGAATCTTCGACGCTCGATGCCAGGACGGCAGCAGAACAGGCGTCAGCGGTCCGTGCAGGCCTTCAGGCCGAGCAGAGTCGGCTGCGCACCCAGATCGCAGACGTCGAGGCGCAGTACCGAGCATTGACTCCGGATCAGCGTGCCGCGCTGGCGGACCCTGGACCGGTGCCGCCTCAGCCGCCGCCTCCGCCAGCGGGGGACCCCGCCATCGTGGCGATGCCTGAGATGGGACTGCCGCCGGTCGCGCCGGGGCCCACCGGCTCGCCGGAAGGTGCGGCGGTCGTGCAGGCCGCGTTGACCCGCGTCGGATCTCCGTACTCTTGGGGCGCGACCGGACCGAACGCATTCGACTGCTCAGGACTCATCAAGTGGGCATTCCTCCAGAACGGCAAATCGCTGCCGCGGTCGAGTCAAGCCCTGGCCGCCGGTGGGCAGCCCGTCGCCACGTCCGACGTCCAGCCCGGTGACATCGTCACCTTCTATTCAGACGCCTCGCATGCGGGAATCTACATCGGAAACGGGAACATGGTGCACGCCTCGACGTACGGGACCCCCGTCAAGGTGGCGCCGATCTCGTCGGCTCCGATTTACAACGTTCGACGATATTAG
- the ctaE gene encoding aa3-type cytochrome oxidase subunit III: protein MTSGTAITARVHSLNRPNMVSVGTIVWLSSELMFFAGLFAMYFTARSQADEWPPPPTELNLALAVPVTLVLIASSFTCQMGVFAAERGDVFGLRRWYLVTFVMGFFFVLGQGYEYINLVHEGTTLSSSAYGSVFYLTTGFHGLHVIGGLVAFVFLLMRTRMSKFTPAQATAAIVVSYYWHFVDIVWIALFATIYFVR, encoded by the coding sequence ATGACAAGTGGAACCGCCATCACGGCCCGGGTTCATTCTCTAAATCGGCCCAACATGGTCTCCGTCGGGACCATCGTTTGGTTATCCAGCGAGCTGATGTTTTTTGCCGGCTTATTTGCGATGTACTTCACCGCTCGCTCCCAGGCTGACGAATGGCCGCCGCCGCCTACAGAGTTGAACCTCGCGCTCGCGGTGCCGGTGACATTGGTACTCATCGCGTCGTCGTTCACGTGTCAAATGGGTGTCTTTGCCGCCGAACGCGGTGACGTCTTCGGACTGCGCCGGTGGTACCTCGTCACTTTTGTGATGGGATTTTTCTTCGTTTTAGGCCAGGGCTACGAGTACATCAACCTGGTGCATGAGGGAACGACCCTGTCGAGCAGCGCCTATGGCTCCGTCTTCTACCTGACGACTGGGTTTCATGGATTGCACGTCATAGGCGGTCTGGTCGCCTTCGTCTTCCTGCTCATGCGCACGCGAATGAGCAAGTTCACCCCGGCGCAGGCGACGGCCGCCATCGTCGTCTCGTACTACTGGCATTTCGTGGACATCGTCTGGATCGCACTGTTCGCCACGATCTACTTCGTACGGTGA
- a CDS encoding copper resistance CopC family protein yields the protein MLVALTCGSGIAAAHTALSSSDPAPDATVTAAPAAIMLTFNEDISPQFASVVVSSADGRNWISGSPQVEGQRLTAAVEPGRPGNGVYTVGYRVVSADGHPVTGSYKFTLADVSDEPRPISTSAAAAPSTAAPPPSTAAPATSDTKTTVITAGAAGLALGGVIAFWQSRRNRRKSAANDATRLSADSPDPS from the coding sequence ATGTTGGTTGCCTTGACGTGTGGAAGCGGAATCGCTGCGGCTCACACAGCGCTCTCGAGCTCCGATCCCGCGCCGGACGCCACCGTCACTGCCGCGCCGGCTGCCATCATGTTGACCTTCAACGAGGACATCAGCCCACAGTTCGCGAGTGTCGTCGTCAGCAGCGCTGACGGTCGCAATTGGATATCCGGCTCCCCACAGGTGGAGGGACAGCGCCTGACGGCGGCCGTCGAACCAGGCCGGCCCGGTAACGGCGTCTACACCGTCGGCTATCGGGTGGTCTCAGCAGACGGACATCCTGTCACCGGCTCCTACAAGTTCACCCTCGCCGACGTATCCGACGAACCCCGGCCCATTTCTACATCGGCAGCTGCCGCGCCTAGCACCGCAGCTCCGCCGCCGTCAACGGCAGCTCCTGCCACATCGGACACCAAGACGACGGTAATAACCGCAGGTGCCGCGGGTCTGGCCCTGGGCGGCGTGATCGCTTTCTGGCAATCGCGGAGGAATCGACGGAAGTCCGCAGCAAATGACGCAACCAGGCTATCCGCGGATTCGCCCGACCCATCCTGA
- a CDS encoding L,D-transpeptidase, translating into MRRIGSAAIHRRRGLWWTTMALLAIAGVVLGVGACSGSTPPQQPQAIVDKGTPFGDLLVPKVQASVTDGAIGVPVESPVTVTADAGVLGAVTLVNEQGRVVAGELSPDGVMWSSAEPLGYNRQYTLNAEAQGLGGVARTSATFETHSPQNLTMPYVLPNDGEVVGVGQPIAVRFDEPIPDRLAAQRAITVTTNPPVEGAFYWLNDREVRWRPAQYWKPGTSVDVQVKAYGVDLGQGLFGQDDVATRFTIGDEVIATADDATKTMSVRVNGTVVKTMPISMGKDKTPTDNGSYVIGDRYSFLVMDSSTYGVPVNSPDGYRTEVNWATQMSYSGIYVHAAPWSVGSQGRANVSHGCLNASTENAKWFYDNTKRGDIVEVVNTVGPTLSGTDGLGDWNIPWDQWKAGNATVTG; encoded by the coding sequence ATGAGGCGGATCGGCTCCGCGGCCATCCATCGGCGCAGGGGTCTGTGGTGGACGACAATGGCACTACTGGCAATCGCCGGCGTTGTCCTGGGGGTTGGCGCCTGCAGCGGTTCGACGCCGCCGCAGCAGCCCCAAGCCATTGTTGACAAGGGCACACCCTTCGGCGATCTGCTCGTACCCAAGGTGCAAGCGTCCGTCACTGACGGCGCCATCGGCGTCCCGGTTGAGTCACCGGTGACCGTTACTGCCGACGCCGGCGTGCTGGGGGCAGTGACGTTGGTGAACGAGCAGGGCCGCGTCGTCGCAGGGGAATTGAGTCCCGACGGTGTCATGTGGAGTTCAGCCGAACCACTGGGCTACAACCGGCAGTACACGCTGAACGCGGAGGCGCAGGGGCTGGGAGGGGTGGCGCGCACCAGCGCCACCTTCGAGACTCACTCGCCGCAGAACCTCACGATGCCGTATGTGCTGCCCAACGACGGCGAGGTCGTGGGGGTCGGTCAGCCCATCGCCGTGCGGTTCGATGAACCCATCCCGGACCGACTGGCCGCGCAGCGAGCGATCACCGTCACTACGAACCCTCCGGTCGAGGGTGCGTTCTACTGGTTGAACGATCGCGAGGTTCGTTGGCGGCCAGCGCAATATTGGAAGCCGGGAACGTCGGTCGACGTCCAAGTTAAGGCCTACGGGGTCGACCTGGGTCAAGGACTGTTTGGGCAGGACGATGTCGCCACTCGCTTCACGATCGGTGACGAGGTGATCGCGACCGCCGACGACGCCACCAAAACGATGAGCGTGCGCGTCAACGGCACCGTCGTCAAGACGATGCCGATCTCCATGGGCAAGGACAAGACGCCCACCGATAACGGCAGCTACGTCATCGGGGATCGGTACTCGTTCCTGGTGATGGATTCCTCGACCTACGGCGTGCCGGTGAACTCGCCCGACGGCTACCGCACCGAGGTCAACTGGGCGACTCAAATGTCCTATAGCGGAATCTACGTCCACGCCGCTCCGTGGTCGGTCGGCAGCCAAGGCCGCGCCAACGTCAGCCACGGCTGCCTCAACGCCAGCACCGAGAACGCGAAGTGGTTCTACGACAACACCAAACGCGGCGACATCGTCGAGGTCGTGAACACGGTGGGGCCCACCCTTTCTGGTACTGACGGACTCGGCGACTGGAACATCCCGTGGGACCAGTGGAAAGCGGGAAACGCCACGGTAACTGGCTAA
- a CDS encoding helix-turn-helix domain-containing protein yields MPTRPSQNNPERVAKWEAWRLEVGTRIRDVRLSQEMTQESLALRSGVTRNVLIDVEHGRRGLLFERLLDIAEALEVAPAELLP; encoded by the coding sequence GTGCCGACTCGCCCTAGTCAAAACAACCCGGAACGGGTTGCCAAGTGGGAGGCCTGGCGGTTGGAGGTAGGCACGAGAATTCGCGACGTCCGGCTATCGCAGGAAATGACTCAGGAGTCGCTCGCGCTGCGATCTGGCGTGACCCGAAACGTGCTCATCGACGTCGAACATGGACGGCGCGGCCTCCTATTCGAGCGGCTCCTCGATATTGCGGAGGCCTTGGAGGTTGCGCCGGCGGAACTACTGCCGTGA